The Vigna radiata var. radiata cultivar VC1973A chromosome 6, Vradiata_ver6, whole genome shotgun sequence DNA segment NNNNNNNNNNNNNNNNNNNNNNNNNNNNNNNNNNNNNNNNNNNNNNNNNNNNNNNNNNNNNNNNNNNNNNNNNNNNNNNNNNNNNNNNNNNNNNNNNNNNNNNNNNNNNNNNNNNNNNNNNNNNNNNNNNNNNNNNNNNNNNNNNNNNNNNNNNNNNNNNNNNNNNNNNNNNNNNNNNNNNNNNNNNNNNNNNNNNNNNNNNNNNNNNNNNNNNNNNNNNNNNNNNNNNNNNNNNNNNNNNNNNNNNNNNNNNNNNNNNNNNNNNNNNNNNNNNNNNNNNNNNNNNNNNNNNNNNNNNNNNNNNNNNNNNNNNNNNNNNNNNNNNNNNNNNNNNNNNNNNNNNNNNNNNNNNNNNNNNNNNNNNNNNNNNNNNNNNNNNNNNNNNNNNNNNNNNNNNNNNNNNNNNNNNNNNNNNNNNNNNNNNNNNNNNNNNNNNNNNNNNNNNNNNNNNNNNNNNNNNNNNNNNNNNNNNNNNNNNNNNNNNNNNNNNNNNNNNNNNNNNNNNNNNNNNNNNNNNNNNNNNNNNNNNNNNNNNNNNNNNNNNNNNNNNNNNNNNNNNNNNNNNNNNNNNNNNNNNNNNNNNNNNNNNNNNNNNNNNNNNNNNNNNNNNNNNNNNNNNNNNNNNNNNNNNNNNNNNNNNNNNNNNNNNNNNNNNNNNNNNNNNNNNNNNNNNNNNNNNNNNNNNNNNNNNNNNNNNNNNNNNNNNNNNNNNNNNNNNNNNNNNNNNNNNNNNNNNNNNNNNNNNNNNNNNNNNNNNNNNNNNNNNNNNNNNNNNNNNNNNNNNNNNNNNNNNNNNNNNNNNNNNNNNNNNNNNNNNNNNNNNNNNNNNNNNNNNNNNNNNNNNNNNNNNNNNNNNNNNNNNNNNNNNNNNNNNNNNNNNNNNNNNNNNNNNNNNNNNNNNNNNNNNNNNNNNNNNNNNNNNNNNNNNNNNNNNNNNNNNNNNNNNNNNNNNNNNNNNNNNNNNNNNNNNNNNNNNNNNNNNNNNNNNNNNNNNNNNNNNNNNNNNNNNNNNNNNNNNNNNNNNNNNNNNNNNNNNNNNNNNNNNNNNNNNNNNNNNNNNNNNNNNNNNNNNNNNNNNNNNNNNNNNNNNNNNNNNNNNNNNNNNNNNNNNNNNNNNNNNNNNNNNNNNNNNNNNNNNNNNNNNNNNNNNNNNNNNNNNNNNNNNNNNNNNNNNNNNNNNNNNNNNNNNNNNNNNNNNNNNNNNNNNNNNNNNNNNNNNNNNNNNNNNNNNNNNNNNNNNNNNNNNNNNNNNNNNNNNNNNNNNNNNNNNNNNNNNNNNNNNNNNNNNNNNNNNNNNNNNNNNNNNNNNNNNNNNNNNNNNNNNNNNNNNNNNNNNNNNNNNNNNNNNNNNNNNNNNNNNNNNNNNNNNNNNNNNNNNNNNNNNNNNNNNNNNNNNNNNNNNNNNNNNNNNNNNNNNNNNNNNNNNNNNNNNNNNNNNNNNNNNNNNNNNNNNNNNNNNNNNNNNNNNNNNNNNNNNNNNNNNNNNNNNNNNNNNNNNNNNNNNNNNNNNNNNNNNNNNNNNNNNNNNNNNNNNNNNNNNNNNNNNNNNNNNNNNNNNNNNNNNNNNNNNNNNNNNNNNNNNNNNNNNNNNNNNNNNNNNNNNNNNNNNNNNNNNNNNNNNNNNNNNNNNNNNNNNNNNNNNNNNNNNNNNNNNNNNNNNNNNNNNNNNNNNNNNNNNNNNNNNNNNNNNNNNNNNNNNNNNNNNNNNNNNNNNNNNNNNNNNNNNNNNNNNNNNNNNNNNNNNNNNNNNNNNNNNNNNNNNNNNNNNNNNNNNNNNNNNNNNNNNNNNNNNNNNNNNNNNNNNNNNNNNNNNNNNNNNNNNNNNNNNNNNNNNNNNNNNNNNNNNNNNNNNNNNNNNNNNNNNNNNNNNNNNNNNNNNNNNNNNNNNNNNNNNNNNNNNNNNNNNNNNNNNNNNNNNNNNNNNNNNNNNNNNNNNNNNNNNNNNNNNNNNNNNNNNNNNNNNNNNNNNNNNNNNNNNNNNNNNNNNNNNNNNNNNNNNNNNNNNNNNNNNNNNNNNNNNNNNNNNNNNNNNNNNNNNNNNNNNNNNNNNNNNNNNNNNNNNNNNNNNNNNNNNNNNNNNNNNNNNNNNNNNNNNNNNNNNNNNNNNNNNNNNNNNNNNNNNNNNNNNNNNNNNNNNNNNNNNNNNNNNNNNNNNNNNNNNNNNNNNNNNNNNNNNNNNNNNNNNNNNNNNNNNNNNNNNNNNNNNNNNNNNNNNNNNNNNNNNNNNNNNNNNNNNNNNNNNNNNNNNNNNNNNNNNNNNNNNNNNNNNNNNNNNNNNNNNNNNNNNNNNNNNNNNNNNNNNNNNNNNNNNNNNNNNNNNNNNNNNNNNNNNNNNNNNNNNNNNNNNNNNNNNNNNNNNNNNNNNNNNNNNNNNNNNNNNNNNNNNNNNNNNNNNNNNNNNNNNNNNNNNNNNNNNNNNNNNNNNNNNNNNNNNNNNNNNNNNNNNNNNNNNNNNNNNNNNNNNNNNNNNNNNNNNNNNNNNNNNNNNNNNNNNNNNNNNNNNNNNNNNNNNNNNNNNNNNNNNNNNNNNNNNNNNNNNNNNNNNNNNNNNNNNNNNNNNNNNNNNNNNNNNNNNNNNNNNNNNNNNNNNNNNNNNNNNNNNNNNNNNNNNNNNNNNNNNNNNNNNNNNNNNNNNNNNNNNNNNNNNNNNNNNNNNNNNNNNNNNNNNNNNNNNNNNNNNNNNNNNNNNNNNNNNNNNNNNNNNNNNNNNNNNNNNNNNNNNNNNNNNNNNNNNNNNNNNNNNNNNNNNNNNNNNNNNNNNNNNNNNNNNNNNNNNNNNNNNNNNNNNNNNNNNNNNNNNNNNNNNNNNNNNNNNNNNNNNNNNNNNNNNNNNNNNNNNNNNNNNNNNNNNNNNNNNNNNNNNNNNNNNNNNNNNNNNNNNNNNNNNNNNNNNNNNNNNNNNNNNNNNNNNNNNNNNNNNNNNNNNNNNNNNNNNNNNNNNNNNNNNNNTAGATGACGATAGACGTCCCTCCTTGAATTGCCGGTGTTGGGGTGGTCCGAGTGAAACGGATCACCAACGGCTCTGGCAGAGCTACATCAGGCTCCCCACCGGTTTGTGCAAACACCTCCTCCTTCTTATCCTCATAGTATACTTGCATTAAGTTTCTATCGAGTAGATCTTGCATAATCTTCTTGAACTCGATACACTCGTCGATAGAGTGTCCAGCGCATGGGTGAAGTCCACATGCTTTTCCCAAATCGTAATCACCGCTTAAAAACCCCAACTTCAATAACTTCTTGAAAATAAACCTTCTGGAACTTTGGATTTCACCTGCATCCCTTATCAGCTCACCTTTCTTAATCTCAATGGCATTTGTCGAGGCGCCTCCATGCCCGGATAATGGATTAGCATCAATGCTAGGTTTATCTTCTTGAAACTTCAACCACCCGGCGTCGATTAAGGCCTATACTTTATGCTTGAAGGCCATACACCTCTCAGTTGAGTGACCCACGCCTCCCCCATGATAACTACACTTGGCATCGGCATCGTAACCTCTGGGGTACGAAGGCTGCATAGGCATCATCGGACATATAGCAACCAGACCCTTTTTGACAAGGTGAGGTAATAATTCAGTGTAAGTTGTAGGGATGGGGGTGAAGTGAACAAAGTTTCTTTCTTGGGTTTTTCTCGGGTAAGTGCCTTGACCCGCATTTGGATTCGAATTCGCGCTTGTCCCCGCCTTCCAGGCGTTGTTTGTGATAGGTTGCGGCTGATAAAATCCTTGTTGTGGTTGTTGCGGCCTAATTGGATGAGAAAATGCCGCATTGGCTGCATATGGAGGTGGGCCCGAGTATGGTCTATAATTGTGAATAGGAGCTTGACCTCTCCATACAGGCATTGCCGATGTTGCGTGCACATctccttccttcttctttcctgGATTGAAATTGGGTTTTTTAGAGTTTGCTATCGCAGACGGGCCGCCTCCAATCTTCCCATTCTTCAACCCAATTTCTATTCTTTCGCCTATTATGACGATATCGGCGAAATTGGAGGACACATTCCCTACCATGTGTTCATAAAATGGCGGCTGGAGTGTGTTCACAAACATAGCCACCATCTCCTTATTGTACGAAGGTGGCTCAACCTGCGCAGCCAACTCTCTCCATCTTTGAGCATACTCCTTGAAAGTTTCATTGTCTTTCTTCGCCATGTTTTGTAGTTGCAACCTGTCAGGTGCGACATGCATATTGTACTTATACTGCTTCACGAAGGCATCAGCTAGGTCCACCCAATAACGTATGCGAGACGGCTCTAGGTGGGTGTACCAGTTCAAAGCGACCCCAGCCAAACTATCTTGGAAAAAGTGGATGAGTAATTTGTCATCATAGGCATACGCGACCATCTTTCTGCAGTACATGGTCAAATGGCCCTTAGGGCATGTATTACCCTTGTACTTCTCAAACTCTGGCGTCTTAAACTTGTTTGGTATTTTTATGCCGGGAACCAAACTCAATCTTGCGACGTCGCCGAATCCATAACTTTCAATTCCTTCTATGGCCCTCAGCCTCTCCTCCAGAATTTCCAACTTATTTTTTGTTCCAATGAGGCTATCGATTCCCCAGATCACAGTGGTATGCGGTGCGGCCCCGGCCGAAGAATCCTCCTTAGCAAACCCACGTGGCACTGGAGTTACTCGTACTCCATCAGTTGCGGTCGTTTCATTCATTACCATACCCGCCATGGGTGCCGACACCGAGACGGGACCCTGAGTACCGATCGGGGGTACATTGACGATTGTGGGAAAAGAGAACGATGCATGCTCCGCTTCCAAGTAATCTCCGATGGGAGGGGTGTATCCCGGTGGCAGGCCATACATCGGGAATGGGATCGACGAGCTTAAGGCGTTGAATATTGGGGGACAAGGGGGGGCAGTCCCCTCGATCCGCGCCAACGATGACTCTCCCCCAGTCTTCAAAGATTCTAATGGGGCAAGGATCTGGCCCATCTGATCCTTCAGCTGGCTGATATCGGCTTTGACAACCTCGTGTGCCTCCTCCCAATCTTCCATAATTCTCGAATTGGCCCGGGTCCTGTAAGGATGTCGTGGAAGTTTGGNNNNNNNNNNNNNNNNNNNNNNNNNNNNNNNNNNNNNNNNNNNNNNNNNNNNNNNNNNNNNNNNNNNNNNNNNNNNNNNNNNNNNNNNNNNNNNNNNNNNNNNNNNNNNNNNNNNNNNNNNNNNNNNNNNNNNNNNNNNNNNNNNNNNNNNNNNNNNNNNNNNNNNNNNNNNNNNNNNNNNNNNNNNNNNNNNNNNNNNNNNNNNNNNNNNNNNNNNNNNNNNNNNNNNNNNNNNNNNNNNNNNNNNNNNNNNNNNNNNNNNNNNNNNNNNNNNNNNNNNNNNNNNNNNNNNNNNNNNNNNNNNNNNNNNNNNNNNNNNNNNNNNNNNNNNNNNNNNNNNNNNNNNNNNNNNNNNNNNNNNNNNNNNNNNNNNNNNNNNNNNNNNNNNNNNNNNNNNNNNNNNNNNNNNNNNNNNNNNNNNNNNNNNNNNNNNNNNNNNNNNNNNNNNNNNNNNNNNNNNNNNNNNNNNNNNNNNNNNNNNNNNNNNNNNNNNNNNNNNNNNNNNNNNNNNNNNNNNNNNNNNNNNNNNNNNNNNNNNNNNNNNNNNNNNNNNNNNNNNNNNNNNNNNNNNNNNNNNNNNNNNNNNNNNNNNNNNNNNNNNNNNNNNNNNNNNNNNNNNNNNNNNNNNNNNNNNNNNNNNNNNNNNNNNNNNNNNNNNNNNNNNNNNNNNNNNNNNNNNNNNNNNNNNNNNNNNNNNNNNNNNNNNNNNNNNNNNNNNNNNNNNNNNNNNNNNNNNNNNNNNNNNNNNNNNNNNNNNNNNNNNNNNNNNNNNNNNNNNNNNNNNNNNNNNNNNNNNNNNNNNNNNNNNNNNNNNNNNNNNNNNNNNNNNNNNNNNNNNNNNNNNNNNNNNNNNNNNNNNNNNNNNNNNNNNNNNNNNNNNNNNNNNNNNNNNNNNNNNNNNNNNNNNNNNNNNNNNNNNNNNNNNNNNNNNNNNNNNNNNNNNNNNNNNNNNNNNNNNNNNNNNNNNNNNNNNNNNNNNNNNNNNNNNNNNNNNNNNNNNNNNNNNNNNNNNNNNNNNNNNNNNNNNNNNNNNNNNNNNNNNNNNNNNNNNNNNNNNNNNNNNNNNNNNNNNNNNNNNNNNNNNNNNNNNNNNNNNNNNNNNNNNNNNNNNNNNNNNNNNNNNNNNNNNNNNNNNNNNNNNNNNNNNNNNNNNNNNNNNNNNNNNNNNNNNNNNNNNNNNNNNNNNNNNNNNNNNNNNNNNNNNNNNNNNNNNNNNNNNNNNNNNNNNNNNNNNNNNNNNNNNNNNNNNNNNNNNNNNNNNNNNNNNNNNNNNNNNNNNNNNNNNNNNNNNNNNNNNNNNNNNNNNNNNNNNNNNNNNNNNNNNNNNNNNNNNNNNNNNNNNNNNNNNNNNNNNNNNNNNNNNNNNNNNNNNNNNNNNNNNNNNNNNNNNNNNNNNNNNNNNNNNNNNNNNNNNNNNNNNNNNNNNNNNNNNNNNNNNNNNNNNNNNNNNNNNNNNNNNNNNNNNNNNNNNNNNNNNNNNNNNNNNNNNNNNNNNNNNNNNNNNNNNNNNNNNNNNNNNNNNNNNNNNNNNNNNNNNNNNNNNNNNNNNNNNNNNNNNNNNNNNNNNNNNNNNNNNNNNNNNNNNNNNNNNNNNNNNNNNNNNNNNNNNNNNNNNNNNNNNNNNNNNNNNNNNNNNNNNNNNNNNNNNNNNNNNNNNNNNNNNNNNNNNNNNNNNNNNNNNNNNNNNNNNNNNNNNNNNNNNNNNNNNNNNNNNNNNNNNNNNNNNNNNNNNNNNNNNNNNNNNNNNNNNNNNNNNNNNNNNNNNNNNNNNNNNNNNNNNNNNNNNNNNNNNNNNNNNNNNNNNNNNNNNNNNNNNNNNNNNNNNNNNNNNNNNNNNNNNNNNNNNNNNNNNNNNNNNNNNNNNNNNNNNNNNNNNNNNNNNNNNNNNNNNNNNNNNNNNNNNNNNNNNNNNNNNNNNNNNNNNNNNNNNNNNNNNNNNNNNNNNNNNNNNNNNNNNNNNNNNNNNNNNNNNNNNNNNNNNNNNNNNNNNNNNNNNNNNNNNNNNNNNNNNNNNNNNNNNNNNNNNNNNNNNNNNNNNNNNNNNNNNNNNNNNNNNNNNNNNNNNNNNNNNNNNNNNNNNNNNNNNNNNNNNNNNNNNNNNNNNNNNNNNNNNNNNNNNNNNNNNNNNNNNNNNNNNNNNNNNNNNNNNNNNNNNNNNNNNNNNNNNNNNNNNNNNNNNNNNNNNNNNNNNNNNNNNNNNNNNNNNNNNNNNNNNNNNNNNNNNNNNNNNNNNNNNNNNNNNNNNNNNNNNNNNNNNNNNNNNNNNNNNNNNNNNNNNNNNNNNNNNNNNNNNNNNNNNNNNNNNNNNNNNNNNNNNNNNNNNNNNNNNNNNNNNNNNNNNNNNNNNNNNNNNNNNNNNNNNNNNNNNNNNNNNNNNNNNNNNNNNNNNNNNNNNNNNNNNNNNNNNNNNNNNNNNNNNNNNNNNNNNNNNNNNNNNNNNNNNNNNNNNNNNNNNNNNNNNNNNNNNNNNNNNNNNNNNNNNNNNNNNNNNNNNNNNNNNNNNNNNNNNNNNNNNNNNNNNNNNNNNNNNNNNNNNNNNNNNNNNNNNNNNNNNNNNNNNNNNNNNNNNNNNNNNNNNNNNNNNNNNNNNNNNNNNNNNNNNNNNNNNNNNNNNNNNNNNNNNNNNNNNNNNNNNNNNNNNNNNNNNNNNNNNNNNNNNNNNNNNNNNNNNNNNNNNNNNNNNNNNNNNNNNNNNNNNNNNNNNNNNNNNNNNNNNNNNNNNNNNNNNNNNNNNNNNNNNNNNNNNNNNNNNNNNNNNNNNNNNNNNNNNNNNNNNNNNNNNNNNNNNNNNNNNNNNNNNNNNNNNNNNNNNNNNNNNNNNNNNNNNNNNNNNNNNNNNNNNNNNNNNNNNNNNNNNNNNNNNNNNNNNNNNNNNNNNNNNNNNNNNNNNNNNNNNNNNNNNNNNNNNNNNNNNNNNNNNNNNNNNNNNNNNNNNNNNNNNNNNNNNNNNNNNNNNNNNNNNNNNNNNNNNNNNNNNNNNNNNNNNNNNNNNNNNNNNNNNNNNNNNNNNNNNNNNNNNNNNNNNNNNNNNNNNNNNNNNNNNNNNNNNNNNNNNNNNNNNNNNNNNNNNNNNNNNNNNNNNNNNNNNNNNNNNNNNNNNNNNNNNNNNNNNNNNNNNNNNNNNNNNNNNNNNNNNNNNNNNNNNNNNNNNNNNNNNNNNNNNNNNNNNNNNNNNNNNNNNNNNNNNNNNNNNNNNNNNNNNNNNNNNNNNNNNNNNNNNNNNNNNNNNNNNNNNNNNNNNNNNNNNNNNNNNNNNNNNNNNNNNNNNNNNNNNNNNNNNNNNNNNNNNNNNNNNNNNNNNNNNNNNNNNNNNNNNNNNNNNNNNNNNNNNNNNNNNNNNNNNNNNNNNNNNNNNNNNNNNNNNNNNNNNNNNNNNNNNNNNNNNNNNNNNNNNNNNNNNNNNNNNNNNNNNNNNNNNNNNNNNNNNNNNNNNNNNNNNNNNNNNNNNNNNNNNNNNNNNNNNNNNNNNNNNNNNNNNNNNNNNNNNNNNNNNNNNNNNNNNNNNNNNNNNNNNNNNNNNNNNNNNNNNNNNNNNNNNNNNNNNNNNNNNNNNNNNNNNNNNNNNNNNNNNNNNNNNNNNNNNNNNNNNNNNNNNNNNNNNNNNNNNNNNNNNNNNNNNNNNNNNNNNNNNNNNNNNNNNNNNNNNNNNNNNNNNNNNNNNNNNNNNNNNNNNNNNNNNNNNNNNNNNNNNNNNNNNNNNNNNNNNNNNNNNNNNNNNNNNNNNNNNNNNNNNNNNNNNNNNNNNNNNNNNNNNNNNNNNNNNNNNNNNNNNNNNNNNNNNNNNNNNNNNNNNNNNNNNNNNNNNNNNNNNNNNNNNNNNNNNNNNNNNNNNNNNNNNNNNNNNNNNNNNNNNNNNNNNNNNNNNNNNNNNNNNNNNNNNNNNNNNNNNNNNNNNNNNNNNNNNNNNNNNNNNNNNNNNNNNNNNNNNNNNNNNNNNNNNNNNNNNNNNNNNNNNNNNNNNNNNNNNNNNNNNNNNNNNNNNNNNNNNNNNNNNNNNNNNNNNNNNNNNNNNNNNNNNNNNNNNNNNNNNNNNNNNNNNNNNNNNNNNNNNNNNNNNNNNNNNNNNNNNNNNNNNNNNNNNNNNNNNNNNNNNNNNNNNNNNNNNNNNNNNNNNNNNNNNNNNNNNNNNNNNNNNNNNNNNNNNNNNNNNNNNNNNNNNNNNNNNNNNNNNNNNNNNNNNNNNNNNNNNNNNNNNNNNNNNNNNNNNNNNNNNNNNNNNNNNNNNNNNNNNNNNNNNNNNNNNNNNNNNNNNNNNNNNNNNNNNNNNNNNNNNNNNNNNNNNNNNNNNNNNNNNNNNNNNNNNNNNNNNNNNNNNNNNNNNNNNNNNNNNNNNNNNNNNNNNNNNNNNNNNNNNNNNNNNNNNNNNNNNNNNNNNNNNNNNNNNNNNNNNNNNNNNNNNNNNNNNNNNNNNNNNNNNNNNNNNNNNNNNNNNNNNNNNNNNNNNNNNNNNNNNNNNNNNNNNNNNNNNNNNNNNNNNNNNNNNNNNNNNNNNNNNNN contains these protein-coding regions:
- the LOC106763450 gene encoding uncharacterized protein LOC106763450, coding for MEDWEEAHEVVKADISQLKDQMGQILAPLESLKTGGESSLARIEGTAPPCPPIFNALSSSIPFPMYGLPPGYTPPIGDYLEAEHASFSFPTIVNVPPIGTQGPVSVSAPMAGMVMNETTATDGVRVTPVPRGFAKEDSSAGAAPHTTVIWGIDSLIGTKNKLEILEERLRAIEGIESYGFGDVARLSLVPGIKIPNKFKTPEFEKYKGNTCPKGHLTMYCRKMVAYAYDDKLLIHFFQDSLAGVALNWYTHLEPSRIRYWVDLADAFVKQYKYNMHVAPDRLQLQNMAKKDNETFKEYAQRWRELAAQVEPPSYNKEMVAMFVNTLQPPFYEHMVGNVSSNFADIVIIGERIEIGLKNGKIGGGPSAIANSKKPNFNPGKKKEGDVHATSAMPVWRGQAPIHNYRPYSGPPPYAANAAFSHPIRPQQPQQGFYQPQPITNNAWKAGTSANSNPNAGQGTYPRKTQERNFVHFTPIPTTYTELLPHLVKKGLVAICPMMPMQPSYPRGYDADAKCSYHGGGVGHSTERCMAFKHKV